From a single Mobula birostris isolate sMobBir1 chromosome 13, sMobBir1.hap1, whole genome shotgun sequence genomic region:
- the LOC140207034 gene encoding uncharacterized protein gives MAHQQVHTRERPFTCSDCGRGFTLSSHLLTHQRVHTGEKLFTCSVCGRGFTQSSHLLAHQSVHTGEWPFTCPECGKGFTRLSHLQIHQRGHTGEKPFTCSECGKGFTRSSILQSHQRVHTGEKPFTCSVCGKGFTRSSNLQSHQQIHTGEKPFACSVCGKGFTLSSTLQSHQQVHTGERLFTCSECGRGFTQSSHLHIHQRGHTGEKPFTCSDCGKGFTRSSILQRHQRVHTGEKPFTCSVCGKGFTWSSTLQSHQQIHTGKKPFTCSVCGKGFTLSSILQSHQRVHTGEKPFTCSECGNGFTRSSTLQSHQRVHTGEKPFTCSVCGKGFTRSSDLQNHQRVHTGEKPFTCSFCGKGFTRSSTLQSHQRVHTGEKLFTCSVCGKGFVLSSTLQSHQRVHTGERLFTCSDCGKGFARSSHLLAHQSVHTGEWSFTCSECGKGFTWSSGLLKHQRVHNGEKPFTCSECGKRFTQSSNLQRHQQVHTGEKLFTCLECGKGFTESSQLLAHQSVHNGKRPLL, from the coding sequence atggcacaccagcaagttcatactagggagcggccattcacctgctcggactgtgggaggggattcactttgtcatctcacttactgacacaccagcgagttcacactggggagaagctgttcacctgctcagtctgtgggagaggattcactcagtcatcccacttactggcacaccagtcagttcacaccggggagtggccattcacctgtccagaatgtgggaagggattcactcggttatcccacctacagattcatcagcgaggtcacactggggagaagccattcacctgctcagaatgtgggaagggattcactcggtcatccatcctacagagtcatcagcgagttcacactggggagaagccgttcacctgctcagtctgtgggaagggattcactcggtcatccaacctacagagtcaccagcaaattcacactggggagaagccatttgcctgctcagtctgtgggaagggatttacactgtcatccaccctacagagtcatcagcaagttcacactggggagaggctgttcacctgctctgaatgtgggaggggattcactcagtcatcccacctacataTTCATCAGCGaggtcacactggggagaagccgttcacctgctcggactgtgggaagggattcactcggtcatccatcctacagagacaccagcgagttcacactggggagaagccattcacctgctcagtctgtgggaagggattcacttggtcatccaccctacagagtcaccagcaaattcacactgggaagaagccgttcacctgctcagtctgtgggaagggatttacactGTCATCcatcctacagagtcatcagcgagttcacactggggagaagccattcacctgctcagaatgtgggaatggattcactcggtcatccaccctacagagtcatcagcgagttcacactggggagaagccgttcacctgctcagtctgtgggaagggattcactcggtcatccgacctacagaatcatcagcgagttcacactggggagaagccgtttacctgctcattctgtgggaagggattcactcggtcatccaccctacagagccaccagcgagttcacactggagagaagctgttcacctgctcagtctgtgggaagggatttgtactgtcatccaccctacagagtcatcagcgagttcacacaggggagaggctgttcacctgctcagactgtgggaagggattcgctcggtcatcccacctactggcacaccagtcagttcacactggggagtggtcgttcacctgctcagaatgtgggaagggatttacttggTCATCTGGTCTCTtgaaacaccagcgagttcacaatggggagaagccattcacctgctcagaatgtgggaagagattcact